In a single window of the Euleptes europaea isolate rEulEur1 chromosome 4, rEulEur1.hap1, whole genome shotgun sequence genome:
- the QNG1 gene encoding Q-nucleotide N-glycosylase 1: MNMEAFLNPKDSAKFITENSQDVYVEEDGVRKVAEMLFDKVLEKDFSVAGWKSSHELNPQVVSEDAVNWVFLADALNFSFWSECEDRKCLVKYKGKMYSGYWSLCAAINRALDEGIPITSASYYATMTLEQVRHAFRSDTDVPMPLLEERHRVLNETGTVLLEKFGGSFLTCVKQSGKSAQKLLQLIVENFPSFRDEATFQGKKVAFYKRAQILVADTWSVLEGKGDGCFSDISSVTIFADYRIPQVLVHLGAMKYSEELMKKLKEGHVFLSGDKQEVEIRGCSIWCCELICSHLLDLYKKKGENMSEKINAVLLDYYLWDYARDHREDMQGIPFHRVRCIYY; this comes from the exons ATGAACATGGAAGCATTCCTGAACCCTAAAGATTCTGCCAAGTTTATAACGGAGAACAGCCAAGATGTATACGTGGAAGAAGATGGTGTGCGGAAAGTTGCAGAGATGTTGTTTGATAAAGTCTTGGAGAAGGACTTCAGTGTTGCTGGGTGGAAGTCTTCTCATGAACTGAATCCTCAAGTAGTGAGTGAAGATGCAGTGAACTGGGTTTTCCTTGCTGATGCACTCAATTTTTCATTTTGGTCTGAGTGTGAAGACCGTAAATGCCTTGTGAAGTATAAAGGCAAAATGTACAGTGGTTACTGGTCTCTTTGTGCTGCTATCAACCGAGCACTTGATGAAG GAATACCCATTACTAGCGCTTCGTATTATGCTACCATGACATTGGAGCAGGTGAGGCATGCATTTCGCTCAGACACTGATGTCCCCATGCCTTTGCTTGAGGAAAGGCATCGTGTGCTTAATGAGACTGGgacagttcttctggagaaattTGGAGGCTCTTTCCTCACATGTGTTAAGCAAAGTGGAAAAAGTGCTCAGAAATTACTACAGCTAATTGTGGAAAATTTCCCGTCATTTAGAGATGAGGCTACATTTCAG GGCAAAAAGGTGGCTTTTTACAAACGAGCGCAAATCCTTGTTGCTGACACATGGAGTGTACTGGAAGGAAAAGGTGATGGGTGCTTCAGTGACATTTCCAGCGTGACTATATTTGCTGATTATAGGATACCTCAGGTTCTTGTTCACCTAGGAGCAATGAAATATTCTGAAGAACTAATGAAAAAACTCAAGGAAG GGCACGTGTTCCTGTCTGGAGACAAACAAGAGGTGGAGATTCGGGGCTGTTCTATTTGGTGTTGTGAACTCATTTGCAGTCACCTACTGGACCTTTATAAAAAGAAAGGCGAGAACATGAGTGAAAAAATCAATGCAGTGCTCCTTGATTATTACCTGTGGGACTATGCGCGGGATCATAGGGAAGACATGCAAGGAATTCCCTTTCATCGTGTACGTTGCATATACTACTAA